The Natrinema pellirubrum DSM 15624 region TCGGCGAAGGCCGACTCCCGCGAGAAGCTCTTAGGGTCGCCCTTTGGCTCGACGCGGCGGTCGTCGTCGCCGCGTGCGCGGTCGTACAGTTCTCGGCCGCGCTCGCCGAAGCGCTCGACCAGCGGCTCCGGGTCGGCCGCCGCCACGTCGCCGGCCGTCTCGAGGCCCATTGCCCGAAGCTCGCGGGCCGTTACCGGGCCGACGCCGTGGAGCAGGTCGACCGCGAGCGGGGCGAGGAACTCCCGGATCTCGTCGGGCCGGACGACGGTGAGCCCGTCGGGTTTGTCGAAGTCGCTGGCGATCTTGGCCGTACTCATCGTCGGCGCGACGCCGACGCTGACGGCCACGCCGACCTCCCGGCGGATGCGGTCCTTGACGTGCCGGGCGAAGCCGTCGGCGACCTCCCACGCCGTGCGCTCGGTCACGTCGAGGTAGGCCTCGTCGATGCTGACCTCCCGGACCACGTCCGCGCAGTCGTGGAGGATCTCCCGGACGTCGGCCGCGACCGACTCGTAGTAATCCATGTCGACGGAGCGGTAGTAGCCGGTTTCCGCGCGGTCCGTCTCCCCGTCTAGGTCGCCGGCCTCGGACGCCGCGCGTCTGGGCAGCCGCTCGAGCGCCGTCGAAATGGCTTGGGCGCTCTCGACGCCGAACTCGCGGGCCTCGTAGCTGGCGGTGGCGACGGCACCGACGGTCTCGCCGGGTTCGTACCCCATGCCGACGACGACCGGCTCGCCCCGGAGTTCGGGTTCGCGCAGTCGCTCGCAGGACGCGTAGAAACAGTCGGCGTCGACGTGACAGACGATCCGGTCCTCGTCGGCCTCGCGCTCGACGCCCGGCAGCCGGGGCCCGTCGGACATTCGTCTACCGATCGATTCGTCCGGACGGACGTGAACGTTGCGCCCGCCGACGGCGGACACGGTCTCCCCGGATCGCCGCCGCTACAGCTCGTAGGCCATCATCACCTCATCGACGTACTCGCCGTCGATGGTGTAGTGGTCCTTGCGGATCGCCTCGGTGTCCCAGCCGTGGACGGTCAGGAACTCGAGTGCGGTGTCGTTGACCACGGGAACGCTGTTGTAGAGCTTCCGGTAGCCGTTGGCCTCGGCCCACTCGATCCCGCGTTGCAGGAGCGTACTCCCGATCCCGTGGCCCCGGTAGGCCTCGCGGACGCCGACGGTCTGCTGGGCGACCTCCCGGACCGGTTCGACCCGGTGGAGATCGAGGTGCGTCCAGCCGACGACCGCGCCGTCGACGGTCGCGACGAAGAACTGGCGGGTCTCGATCGCGTTGTGTCTGGTGACGGTGTCGTCGTAGAGCAGTTGTTCGGCGACCGTCTCGGCGACGACGTAGGTGTCCTCGGCCGTGACGTCCCTGATCGTCTCGATCAGTCCGTCGAAGTCGTCCTGTCTTGCGGGGCGGACGGTGACGGTGAACTCGTCCAACTCGTGTTTCTCGACGGCCCCGAACTCGAGCGCGAGTCGGAGGGTTCCGCCGTCTTCCGCGAGATAGCCGTCCTGCTTTAGCTCCTCGAGACGGGTCTGGAACTCCTCGACCGGGAGGGAGACGATCTCGCGCAGTTTGTGCCGTTCGACGGTCCCGTGGCGCTCGACGTACTCGTAGAGACGCCGGCTGGCATCGGAATCGAACGTCGGCCGCTCGAGCGCGTCCATACGACCGCTACGGGCGACCACCGCTTATTCCTTGCCCATCGGTACCTATTGACACAATAATCCGGACGGAACCGCCGAACGGACCCGACAGCGTAGTTAGTTGTACTCCCGCCACCGGTTCCCGCACTCGGTACACTTGAAAAAGCGCGTCGGCGGCTCGTCGGCCGACGCGGTCTGTTTCAGCGTGTACCACGCTTCTTCGGCACCGCACTCGTCACAGATCACGTCGTTTGCCTTCGGTTTCCCCTCGAAGTTGGCGTTCTCGTCGGACTCGATCACGTCGTCGTCGGTCTGGGACTCCGTCGTGACGAAGGCGTCTTCCTGCTCGCGGTCGCGCTCGCTCGAGGCCCCGCAGTCGTCGTTCGTACAGACCATGCGGTCACCGCGAGCCTTCATCATCGAGCCGCAGTCGTCGCAGAATTGCATACCCGGCCGGTACGTGCCCGAGCGGCAAAAACACTCGAGATCGACGGGTCACCGCTCCCGGTCGCCCGCCTCGTCCGCGAGGACGAACGGGCAGTCCGCGACCCGAACCGTCTCGATCGTCGGCACCGCCAGGATCTCGGCGTCCGCGTGGGTGCAGGCGACGTCGGGCGGCTCGGTGAGGTATTCACAGCCCTGACAGTAGGCTCGCTTGTCGACCTCGCGGACCTCGCTGTCGGCCGCGTCCGTCGGTGCCGGTAGATTATCGCCCTCGAGTTGCTCCCAGAGTCGGTCGGCGTCGATATCGGCGGTGTCC contains the following coding sequences:
- a CDS encoding DNA polymerase Y family protein; the encoded protein is MSDGPRLPGVEREADEDRIVCHVDADCFYASCERLREPELRGEPVVVGMGYEPGETVGAVATASYEAREFGVESAQAISTALERLPRRAASEAGDLDGETDRAETGYYRSVDMDYYESVAADVREILHDCADVVREVSIDEAYLDVTERTAWEVADGFARHVKDRIRREVGVAVSVGVAPTMSTAKIASDFDKPDGLTVVRPDEIREFLAPLAVDLLHGVGPVTARELRAMGLETAGDVAAADPEPLVERFGERGRELYDRARGDDDRRVEPKGDPKSFSRESAFAEAVAEPEPKYDQIETLAAAVADRARREGALYRTIGVKAVTPPYDVNTRERSLPGPVDDPELVDRVARDLFTEFEAEPVRKVGVRVANLEFAAADQASLESWEGGGNSTDGGSSLESTDDESTADATDDEPYPAVSGDDRPSGQTSLADFS
- a CDS encoding GNAT family N-acetyltransferase; the encoded protein is MDALERPTFDSDASRRLYEYVERHGTVERHKLREIVSLPVEEFQTRLEELKQDGYLAEDGGTLRLALEFGAVEKHELDEFTVTVRPARQDDFDGLIETIRDVTAEDTYVVAETVAEQLLYDDTVTRHNAIETRQFFVATVDGAVVGWTHLDLHRVEPVREVAQQTVGVREAYRGHGIGSTLLQRGIEWAEANGYRKLYNSVPVVNDTALEFLTVHGWDTEAIRKDHYTIDGEYVDEVMMAYEL
- a CDS encoding transcription factor S; protein product: MQFCDDCGSMMKARGDRMVCTNDDCGASSERDREQEDAFVTTESQTDDDVIESDENANFEGKPKANDVICDECGAEEAWYTLKQTASADEPPTRFFKCTECGNRWREYN